From Cannabis sativa cultivar Pink pepper isolate KNU-18-1 chromosome 8, ASM2916894v1, whole genome shotgun sequence, a single genomic window includes:
- the LOC133030494 gene encoding uncharacterized protein LOC133030494: MESLMSKYWWSSGGRKGVSWFSWRKLCKTKNSRGMGFRSLREYNLSLLGRVGWQSEFYIWRSVFESQTLLKDGARRRIGPGSSTEVLNTPWLLSEDNPCVVSNHPALTNCKVSQLMKPGSRQWDLELIENLFDSHYVELIKQSVNGSWNSSIEDDVWRMLWKIKAPLRFYILFGNLSGCLPTHTQLSSKHVPVELHCVLCSYGEESMFHVLVQCPFAHSCWLHSALGVGHSTTNNFFDWFMEVLAVGNMGLVEEAVMVGWAIWKARNDILWNGRSCSAADVIWLARTTLRQWTSAQSKRLGSVSLASNRTDTRDYWSKPAAGQLKINVDGAVFEATNKIGTSFVARDCDD, translated from the exons ATGGAAAGCCTTATGTCTAAGTATTGGTGGAGTTCGGGTGGCAGGAAAGGTGTGAGTTGGTTTAGTTGGAGGAAACTATGCAAAACTAAGAACTCTAGAGGGATGGGTTTTCGGAGTTTGCGTGAGTATAATCTGTCTTTGTTGG GCCGAGTTGGGTGGCAATCCGAGTTTTATATATGGCGTAGTGTCTTTGAGTCACAAACGCTGCTCAAAGATGGTGCTCGTAGGAGAATAGGACCTGGTTCATCTACTGAGGTGCTTAACACGCCTTGGCTGTTGTCTGAAGATAATCCGTGTGTGGTCTCTAATCATCCGGCACTGACCAATTGTAAAGTGTCTCAACTCATGAAGCCAGGTAGTAGACAATGGGACTTGGAGCTTATTGAGAACTTGTTTGATTCCCATTATGTTGAGCTCATCAAACAG TCGGTCAATGGTAGTTGGAACTCCTCTATTGAGGATGATGTTTGGAGGATGTTGTGGAAGATTAAAGCTCCTCTAAGGTTTTACATTTTGTTTGGAAATCTTTCGGGTTGTTTGCCTACGCATACTCAACTTTCTAGTAAACATGTTCCGGTGGAGTTGCATTGTGTGTTGTGCAGCTATGGGGAAGAGTCAATGTTCCATGTTTTGGTTCAATGCCCCTTTGCTCATTCATGTTGGCTCCACTCTGCGTTAGGTGTTGGCCATTCCACAACAAACAATTTTTTTGACTGGTTTATGGAAGTGTTGGCAGTGGGCAATATGGGGTTGGTGGAAGAAGCCGTCATGGTTGGTTGGGCAATTTGGAAGGCTCGGAATGATATACTTTGGAATGGTAGAAGCTGTAGTGCTGCTGATGTTATTTGGCTGGCTCGTACCACTCTTCGACAATGGACGAGTGCTCAGTCTAAGCGGCTGGGCTCGGTGTCTCTGGCTTCCAATCGCACTGACACAAGAGATTACTGGTCCAAACCGGCTGCTggtcaattaaaaattaatgtggATGGGGCGGTTTTTGAAGCCACAAATAAGATAGGCACGAGTTTTGTAGCACGTGACTGCGATGACTGA
- the LOC115700569 gene encoding uncharacterized protein LOC115700569 — protein MGQSLQKISSGSEQKNIKISTIERCYKKHLEAKKDPTVADFYRAVCQTVEEINKELGNTQIKIPAADVVHKAYIHVHDEQNSGEVTEITKIQFQTILKEILNISPGLTGLGGAKDTLIYIFGVPIATLFIKQSLMPRAIRNDFFIPGVTSATVFVLAKLNKL, from the exons ATGGGCCAATCCCTCCAAAAAATTTCTTCCG GAAGTGAGCAGAAGAACATAAAAATATCCACTATCGAACGGTGCTATAAAAAGCATCTGGAAGCCAAAAAGGACCCTACCGTAGCCGATTTCTATCGGGCAGTATGCCAAACTGTCGA AGAAATCAACAAAGAATTAGGTAACACTCAAATTAAGATACCCGCTGCTGATGTAGTCCACAAGGCCTATATCCAC GTTCATGATGAGCAGAATAGTGGAGAAGTGACAGAGATAACAAAGATACAATTTCAAACAATCCTGAAAGAGATACTGAATATAAGTCCAGGATTGACAGGACTTGGAGGAGCTAAGGATACGCTGATTTACATCTTTGGAGTTCCTATTGCTACTTTGTTTATAAAGCAGTCTTTGATGCCACGTGCTATTCGTAATGACTTCTTTATTCCAGGAGTCACTTCTGCTACAGTCTTTGTTCTTGCCAAGCTCAACAAGCTTTGA
- the LOC115698691 gene encoding phosphatidylinositol 4-phosphate 5-kinase 4 translates to MSRESSSNSSSMIKAWEATVRRTQAAKKRANSIFGTSIIAHVDAENEEEEENDSGMSVVGDMYHADKVLPNGDYYTGQWSDNFPHGQGKYLWTDGCMYVGEWFRGKTMGRGRFSWPSGATYEGEFKSGYMDGTGTYTGPNGDTYKGQWIMNLKHGHGVKNYFTGDLYEGEWRRGLQEGQGRYQWKEGNHYAGEWKNGEICGKGMFIWTNGNRYDGYWEEGVPKGSGTFKWPDGSFYVGNWSRDPREQNGTYYPSGSSPDANLDWDPQQVYTVDLCDCRISPSEKVSILPSQKKLAVWRSSKASESGGGGERPRRMSVDGRVGAAVERPFDRMRLWETGGDERVGFGAGGLLCGRRESSCEEYSYAGLNGEDANGNRNDIPKAGLGQQMRVPQKTKRQGETICKGHKNYDLMLNLQLGIRHAVGRPAPTASLDLKPSAFDPKEKLWTRFPPEGTKYTPPHQSCEFKWKDYCPLVFRTLRKLFKVDPADYMISICGNDALRELSSPGKSGSFFYLTNDDRYMIKTMKKAEVKVLIRMLSAYYNHVRAFENTLVTKFYGLHCVKLMGQPIQKKVRFIIMGNLFCTEYTIHRRFDLKGSVLGRTTDKPETEIDGTTILKDLDLNFIFRLQKSWFQDFCRQIDRDCEFLEQERIMDYSLLVGLHFRNTSAAGHLIPSGARTPGGDDNDGSLQLSRADMDQLLLDPSRWASIKLGMNMPARAERTLRKNDLELQLIGEPTGEYYEVILFFGVIDILQDYDISKKLEHAYKSIQYDPTSISAVDPKQYSRRFREFILKIFAEDT, encoded by the exons ATGAGCAGAGAAAGCAGTAGTAATAGCAGTAGCATGATAAAGGCATGGGAGGCAACGGTGCGGAGGACACAGGCAGCGAAGAAGCGCGCGAATAGCATATTCGGAACATCAATCATAGCTCACGTGGACGCCGAAAATGAAGAGGAAGAGGAAAACGACAGTGGGATGAGTGTGGTTGGAGATATGTACCACGCAGACAAAGTCCTTCCTAATGGGGACTACTACACAGGGCAATGGTCTGATAACTTTCCTCACGGACAAGGCAAGTATCTATGGACCGATGGGTGCATGTACGTGGGAGAGTGGTTCAGGGGCAAAACTATGGGTCGAGGACGATTCAGTTGGCCGTCTGGGGCCACCTACGAAGGCGAGTTCAAAAGCGGGTACATGGATGGGACCGGTACTTATACTGGCCCCAATGGAGATACTTATAAGGGACAATGGATCATGAACTTGAAACATGGTCATGGTGTCAAGAACTATTTTACTGGTGATTTATATGAGGGTGAATGGCGTCGAGGCTTGCAA GAAGGTCAAGGGAGGTATCAATGGAAAGAAGGTAACCATTACGCTGGGGAATGGAAAAACGGTGAGATATGCGGGAAAGGGATGTTCATATGGACGAACGGAAACAGGTACGACGGTTACTGGGAAGAAGGAGTCCCAAAAGGCAGCGGTACCTTCAAATGGCCGGACGGTAGCTTCTACGTCGGCAATTGGAGTCGTGACCCGAGAGAGCAGAACGGCACTTACTACCCTTCTGGGTCTTCTCCAGATGCCAATCTCGACTGGGACCCTCAACAGGTCTACACCGTCGACCTCTGCGATTGTCGTATCTCTCCCAGCGAGAAGGTCTCCATCTTACCCTCCCAGAAGAAACTTGCCGTTTGGCGCTCTTCCAAGGCCAGCGAATCCGGCGGCGGAGGAGAGAGGCCGAGGAGGATGTCTGTGGACGGGAGAGTTGGGGCGGCCGTTGAGAGACCCTTTGATAGGATGCGGTTGTGGGAGACTGGTGGAGATGAGAGGGTTGGGTTTGGTGCTGGGGGACTGTTATGTGGTAGGAGAGAGAGTAGTTGTGAGGAGTATAGTTATGCAGGTTTGAATGGTGAAGATGctaatgggaataggaatgatATTCCTAAAGCGGGTTTGGGACAACAAATGAGAGTGCCCCAGAAGACTAAAAGACAAGGGGAGACCATTTGTAAAGGCCATAAGAATTATGACCTTATGCTTAATTTGCAGCTTGGAATCAG ACATGCTGTTGGAAGACCAGCTCCAACTGCATCTCTTGATCTAAAGCCGTCTGCTTTTGACCCCAAGGAAAAATTATGGACAAGATTTCCTCCAGAAGGAACTAAATATACTCCACCACACCAATCTTGTGAATTTAAATGGAAGGATTACTGTCCACTTGTCTTCAG GACATTAAGGAAGCTGTTTAAAGTAGACCCAGCTGATTACATGATATCTATTTGTGGCAATGATGCACTTAGGGAGCTTTCGTCTCCTGGAAAAAGTGGTAGTTTCTTTTACTTGACCAATGATGACCGTTACATGATAAAGACTATGAAAAAAGCAGAAGTAAAA GTGCTTATAAGAATGTTGTCAGCCTATTATAACCATGTTCGAGCATTTGAGAACACTCTGGTGACTAAATTTTATGGTCTACACTGTGTAAAGTTAATGGGGCAGCCTATACAGAAGAAG GTACGTTTCATCATTATGGGGAACCTTTTCTGTACCGAATATACAATTCACAGGCGTTTTGACTTGAAGGGATCTGTCTTGGGTCGAACAACAGATAAGCCTGAGACAGAGATTGATGGAACCACAATCCTGAAAGACCTTGATCTTAACTTTATATTCCGACTTCAGAAGTCATGGTTTCAGGACTTTTGCCG GCAAATTGATAGAGACTGTGAGTTCCTTGAACAGGAGAGGATCATGGATTACAGCCTTTTGGTTGGCCTCCATTTCAGAAATACATCAGCTGCTGGCCATCTTATTCCTTCTGGAGCTCGAACTCCCGGTG GTGATGATAATGATGGGAGTCTCCAACTTTCAAGGGCAGACATGGATCAGCTTCTTTTAGATCCATCCAG GTGGGCTAGTATAAAATTGGGTATGAACATGCCAGCAAGAGCTGAACGGACATTGAGAAAAAATGACTTAGAACTTCAGCTTATAGGAGAACCCACTGGAGAATATTATGAAGTTATACTGTTTTTTGGTGTCATAGACATACTTCAGGACTATGACATTAGCAAAAAGCTTGAACATGCCTACAAGTCCATTCAGTATGATCCAACATCTATTTCAGCTGTTGATCCCAAACAGTACTCAAGGCGCTTTCGCGAGTTCATACTCAAAATTTTCGCTGAAGACACTTGA